The sequence AAGTATCTGAGCACCGTCCACTGTGCCGCCGTCAAGCCCTTCGCAAACCCTTCGCCGAATCCTATGCGCCCCAAGTGCAAGAACAGCTCTGCAATGCCACGACTATCCATTTTAGCTCCTTGATCATGCTGATATAGTAGCGTTTAAAAACCATAGTTACAAGAATTTAATTTCGTATAGCTACTAATAATCGGTAAGTACCACCTCTGCGTGGAAACGGTTGCCGGCCAAGGTTGCCGTGACGAATTCAGCGCGGATCACGAAGTCGCCGAAGCGTTCGCCCTCGTTCCGCTGTTTCGCGTACTGCACGATTAGCGGATCGCCTCGATCTGCGCTCGCGCCTCGGCCGTGATGTTGGCGAGGATCGCCTTCGCCCCATGTCGCCGCATAGACAATGAGGTTCTTCGTCTTGGCGAGAAGACCCATGTCGGCGTCCGCCATGTCGATGACGCGTGCATCGAGGCCATGCTTCTGTGCGGCCTTCTTCGCCTTGATGGCGAGGCTTTCGGCGTTGCCACTTTCGGTGGCGTAGAGGACCGTCAGAGATGCCCGCGGCCTAGCCGTAGTCGCCGGCACCGCCTCAGCGCCCTGTGCCGCCTCGAAGCCCGCGAAAAAACCAGCGAGCCAGCTCCGCTGCAGCGACGTCGTTCGCGACACGACCTTGTTCAAAACGCTAATCTCCTCCGTAGAGAACGGAGCGTTTTTTGGGATCAACGGTATGGCGCTCATAAATGCTTTCTACAATTCATTGTTTCGTGTTTCTGCAGGACCGTGTCAATGCCGGAGTAAAGATGTACCAAATGGCGCGTTAAAAGTGCCGAGTCCAAGTTTAGCAGCCCACATCTTCTCCATTTGCGCTTGCATCACTGTCGCAAAGCCACTTTGAATCTCGTCGAGCTGTCGCAGAGTGTCCTGATGCGAGGACAGCGATGTCATTGATGATAGTAACGGCCGCAACGCCGTACAAAACATGTGGAAGTTGCGTCCCGCTGCCACGGCTTGGTTCAGGAACGCGAAGTGATGTCCGCCACCCGTCCATGGCTGGTAGTGCGGGTTGAACACATCGCAGAATCCGAATGGACCGTAGTCGAGTGTGAAGCCACCGGCCGCGCAGTTGTCGCTGTTGAAGTTGCCCTGGCAGTAGCCGACGCGGATCCAGTTCGCCACAAGCGACGTCAGGCGGCTGCGTAACTCGCGCGCGAGCAACACCACTTTTTCGGCAGTGCTTAGTTTCTTGTCGATGACGTTACCGTACTCACGATCGATCAAGTGCAACACAATCTGCTCGAGCTCCTCCATCGCTTTCGGGTGTTCCTTCTTGCGCGCACGGCGACCGAAGAGCTCGAGTTGACCGACCCGAATGAACGACGGTGCGACCCGCGTCGAAATAGCGACTGCCTCCGATATAAGCATGTCGGGATCCTGCGAGCGCGAGCCCTCCGAATACCACGGCCGCTTGACCTTCTCCGTTTTTGAAACGTACAAACTCAGAGACCGTGACGTTGGCACACCGAGCGCATGCATGTGCTCCTGCGCTAAGAACTCCCGGACACTTGAGCGCAGGACGGCGTGACCATCCGCGCCGCGGCAGTATGGCGTCCGGCCGCCACCTTTTAGCTGCATTTCCCAGCGTCGACTGTTGATGACGGCCTCAAGCACGGAAACTGCGCGACCGTCGCCGTATCCGTTGCCGGTTTGGAACGGGCACTGTTGGGTGTATTCGGTGCCGAAGATGGACAATGCGTACACACACGCCCAACCCACCTTGCGCATCGGCTTCGGAACGTGCGAGATGTCGCCGGAGAACATGCGGACGAAGTCGCCCGACTGTGCCATGCGGTCGGCGAAGCCAAGTTCGCGAAAAAAGTTTTTGCTGTGAGCGACGTACTCGGGGTCTTTGATTGGCGTGGGATTGATGGGGACATAATGGCCCGTAAAAACTTGTCGCGGCGCGTGGTCGGCTCCGTCTGCTTTCGCGTCAGGATCGCAGTTGAGCGCGTCCATAAGCGAGTAGTTTGCCAACTTTGCAAGATCGTCGAGCGTCGCGATGGTTGGGGAGATTTCGTGGAATAGTCGATTTTGCATGTATTGGCCTGATTTTTGCCCTGATATTTATCTTGGTATCTACCCAGCCCGCGAGTAGAACGGCTGCTTACCTGCGGCGTGATCTGTCACATCGACGATTTCCAGGATTTCTGGGGCGACTCTTCTTACCATCACTTCCAAGCCCTGCCTCAGGGTTACTTGAGAAGACCCGCAGCCTTGGCAGCCGCCGCTCATGCTGATGAAAAGCTTGCCTTGGCGGACCTCCACCAGCGAAATTTTTCCGCCGTGGTTCGCTACAGAGCGATTGACTTCCTTGGCCAGCAGTTGCTGGACAAGTACGCCAAGTTCGACATCGGATCGTCCTTGCGGGCTGGTGCAAGCCGCCATCTCCAGGATCGATGGCACGCCGCTGAGCAACTGCATCCGGATCGCCGTTGCGATGGCCGTTTTCAGTTCTGCCCACGAGGTGCCCGCTTGCTTGACGATGGTCGCCACATTTTCTGCGATGAGCACATTGGCCACACCAGAAAGCGCGAACAGTCGCTCGACTAGCGGCGACCCGGCAGATCGTTCCTGGCTACCGAAAAAAAAAGGGCCGCCGGGATGTAAGCTGCGGCTCACGGTGAACTTGCAGGTGTCAGGGTCGGCCAGAGAAGTCTGCGCGCGGATACTGACTGGCTGCTCTACCAGCATGCTGCCTGTGTTAGACACTTTCGACGTCCTTCGCCGCAGCGCCCAAGGCGCGCAGGTCATTGAAGGCATGTATTCCCGTGTTATGACCATCGCTCCAATGGAAGCCGAGCGCATAGTTGCCGATGCTCTGTATCTGTTGCGGACTGACATCAGAGCGCACCGTTTTTGGGTCGAGCAAGGGGCGTCCGCTCATCTCCTCGACGCACAGGGCGCAACGACACGACAGACGCAACTCACGCACATCAAGCTCGTCGCGATGGCCATCCTCCCAGAGGATGGATAAGGTACGCGGATCGCGGCGCGCAAATCCGATGGGAATGTTGTGCGCACCGTCAGGCCGCGCCGTGCCCTCCATCCAGGCTGGCGCGCCCTCGTTGCTATCCCACTTCCAGACAAAGGGTTTCAACGCCACGACCGTCGTGTGCAGCTTTGCCACCAGCGTTGCTGCGATGGCGGCATACACCAAGGAGCTGTCCGACTTCGGCTGATCCACTACGATAGGTCTACCCTCATCACCGCAAGTGACAACATCGGCATCAAGCGGTAAGGCACCCAGAAACGGGATGCCGAGCTCCTGGCTCATCTGCTCGCCGCCGCCGTGACGGAAGATATCCGTGCTCTCGCCGCAGTGCGGGCAGGTGAAGCTGCGCATGTTTTCGACGATACCGAGAATTGGCACCTGCACTTTCTCGAACATGCGCAAGCCGCGCCGCGCGATCTTGAGGCTCACGGCCTGAGGTGTCGTGACGATCACCACGCCCGACAGCGGCATGCTCTGCGCCAGCGTCAACTGGGTGTCGCCAGTGCCTGGCGGGAGATCGAGTATCAGGTAGTCCAATCTTCCCCATTGCACACCGCCGACGAACATCTTCAGATATTTTCCCACCATTGGTCCGCGCAAAACGGCCGGTTTATCGTCTCCGGTGAGCATGCCCATCGATACCGCCTTCAGGCCGTGCCGTTCTGCCGGGATCATCATGTTCTCCGCGGTCATCGCTGGTAGCTCACCGGTCGGGATACCGAGCATGCCGGGGATGCTAGGGCCAAGGATGTCGGCATCAACTATGCCGACCCGCGCGCCTAGTTGTTGCAGTGCGAGTGCCAGATTGACGCTGACAGTGGATTTTCCGACGCCACCCTTACCACTGCCGACGGCGATGATATGCCGTATCCCTGGCAGTTTTTCAGCATCAACCCCCGCTTGGGATGCGGCGACTGGCGCCTGCTGTGGGCGGTAAGACTGTTCAGTGCTTTGCATGGCGCAAGTTCCTTGTGTTTTTAGTTTAGGGTTAAATTACGCTAAGTCAGGCAACCGGCAAGTTGAGCATGCCTCAATACATCGACAACGCGCTGTCAACGTGTTGTGACCATGCATGGACGCCACCTGGCAGGCTTATCATCTCTGTAAAACCATTCCGTTCTAAAAATAACGCCACCTGCATGGTGCGGGCGCCGTGGTGGCAGATGCAGAATATAGGCTGCTGTCTGTCCAGCTCAGACAGTCTGTCGAAAATGGTATTCATCGGCATTGGTACGGCGCCGTCAATATGACCTGCTTGAAATTCCCACTCTTCACGGACATCAAGTAAGACGGGCTGCAAACGCAGATCATCTGCAAGCCATGCGGCCAATTCAAAGGCGTTTAAAGTCTTCATTTTTTCTTCTCTACACCGCTATCAGTTCGATATTCGGCTCTATCGTCCGCACCAGATTCTCGATGCCTTTGAGCGTCCCCGCGATTGAGCTCGGGCAGGTGCCACAAGCACCTTGATAGTGAATGCTGAGATAATTGCCCGCCAAACCAACTATGTGCAGATCACCGCCATCGCCTTGTAAAGAAGGGCGGATCTGTTCATCAATCAGCTCGGTGATGTGTTCAAGACGGGCCTGATCCTCGTCACTGAGGTCGGCGATGGCAGTGCGCGCTTGCGCAAGCGTGGCAGCCGATTGCGCAGCAGCTGCCGGTGCGGCGCGCAGTGGCACGGCAATTAAGCGCACTAACTCGGGCCAGTCGGCCTCGCCATCTTGCGTTACGGTGAGCCAGCGATCCACGTAAAACACATTGCTTACGTGTTCAATCTCGAACAGTGTCGAGGCGAGTACATCGTCCCGGGCTTGTCCGGCGTTTTCGTAGGAGTGGCTAATACCCCAGGTGAGTGGCTCGTGGAGCGTAAATTTCACCGCATTCGGGTTGGGCGTGTCTTCAATTTCAGCAATTTTTGGCATGGCAATTTCCTTAAACTGATTCGACTGCCGCTTGCAGCAATTTTTGCAGTTCGCCTTGATCAAACATCTCGCGCATGATGTCGGAACCGCCGACAAACTCGCCCTTGATATACAGCTGCGGTATGGTCGGCCAATTAGCGTAGGTCTTGATGCCATCGCGGATTGCCTGGTCGCCCAACACATCCACCGTGAACAGCGTGGGTCCACCGCAAGCTGCGAGCATCTTGATTGCCGCACCGGAGAAGCCGCACTGCGGGAAGTTGGGCGACCCCTTCATGTATAGGACGACTGGGTGAGTAGTTACTTGTTGCTTAATTCTTTTTTGCGTGTCTATCATGATTCTTTTCCTCGGCAATTTAATTGCCATCTTTGAGCCAAGTCTCAGGCGTAAAAGTTCGTATTGACAGTGCATGAATTTCTGAACGCATGCGCTCGCCTAGTGCCAAATATACTAATTGATGTTGCTGCACCATGTTCTTGCCGTTGAATTGCGGGCTAACGATCACCGCCTCGAAGTGCTGACCGTCATCGCCCTTCACTTCGACGTAATCACTAGGCAATCCATCTATGATGTAGCTTCTTAAATCACTTGCTGTCAGCATCGTCTACTCTCAATGTAAAGTTACCCGGAACACCTACAAGGACCACAGGAACGATGCAATCGTCAAAACTTCTGTGTGTTCCTATCGGGAAAATTATTTTCATGGCTCAGGCAGCGCCGATTGCCGCGTGCATAGGGTCATGTTCCGCCTCGGTCGTCGTGTTCTCAATGGCGTTGAATGCTGCCTGCAGTGTGTGCCACGGCAGAATCGCGCATTTGACGCGCGTCGGCAGCTCGGCTATCCCGGCAAACACCGTCAGCCGACCGATGTGGTGAGCGCCGTTCAGATCGAGCTTGCCGGTCGCCATGTCGAGAAATTCGTGGATCAATACTTCTGCCTCACCCCGGGTTTTTCCCTTGACAGCGACCGTCATCATCGATGCCGAGGCCTTGCAGATTGCGCACGCGGCGCCTTG is a genomic window of Glaciimonas sp. CA11.2 containing:
- a CDS encoding flavodoxin domain-containing protein, which translates into the protein MSAIPLIPKNAPFSTEEISVLNKVVSRTTSLQRSWLAGFFAGFEAAQGAEAVPATTARPRASLTVLYATESGNAESLAIKAKKAAQKHGLDARVIDMADADMGLLAKTKNLIVYAATWGEGDPRQHHGRGASADRGDPLIVQYAKQRNEGERFGDFVIRAEFVTATLAGNRFHAEVVLTDY
- a CDS encoding protein adenylyltransferase SelO family protein; its protein translation is MQNRLFHEISPTIATLDDLAKLANYSLMDALNCDPDAKADGADHAPRQVFTGHYVPINPTPIKDPEYVAHSKNFFRELGFADRMAQSGDFVRMFSGDISHVPKPMRKVGWACVYALSIFGTEYTQQCPFQTGNGYGDGRAVSVLEAVINSRRWEMQLKGGGRTPYCRGADGHAVLRSSVREFLAQEHMHALGVPTSRSLSLYVSKTEKVKRPWYSEGSRSQDPDMLISEAVAISTRVAPSFIRVGQLELFGRRARKKEHPKAMEELEQIVLHLIDREYGNVIDKKLSTAEKVVLLARELRSRLTSLVANWIRVGYCQGNFNSDNCAAGGFTLDYGPFGFCDVFNPHYQPWTGGGHHFAFLNQAVAAGRNFHMFCTALRPLLSSMTSLSSHQDTLRQLDEIQSGFATVMQAQMEKMWAAKLGLGTFNAPFGTSLLRH
- a CDS encoding NifU family protein — translated: MSNTGSMLVEQPVSIRAQTSLADPDTCKFTVSRSLHPGGPFFFGSQERSAGSPLVERLFALSGVANVLIAENVATIVKQAGTSWAELKTAIATAIRMQLLSGVPSILEMAACTSPQGRSDVELGVLVQQLLAKEVNRSVANHGGKISLVEVRQGKLFISMSGGCQGCGSSQVTLRQGLEVMVRRVAPEILEIVDVTDHAAGKQPFYSRAG
- a CDS encoding P-loop NTPase — translated: MQSTEQSYRPQQAPVAASQAGVDAEKLPGIRHIIAVGSGKGGVGKSTVSVNLALALQQLGARVGIVDADILGPSIPGMLGIPTGELPAMTAENMMIPAERHGLKAVSMGMLTGDDKPAVLRGPMVGKYLKMFVGGVQWGRLDYLILDLPPGTGDTQLTLAQSMPLSGVVIVTTPQAVSLKIARRGLRMFEKVQVPILGIVENMRSFTCPHCGESTDIFRHGGGEQMSQELGIPFLGALPLDADVVTCGDEGRPIVVDQPKSDSSLVYAAIAATLVAKLHTTVVALKPFVWKWDSNEGAPAWMEGTARPDGAHNIPIGFARRDPRTLSILWEDGHRDELDVRELRLSCRCALCVEEMSGRPLLDPKTVRSDVSPQQIQSIGNYALGFHWSDGHNTGIHAFNDLRALGAAAKDVESV
- a CDS encoding rhodanese-like domain-containing protein, whose translation is MKTLNAFELAAWLADDLRLQPVLLDVREEWEFQAGHIDGAVPMPMNTIFDRLSELDRQQPIFCICHHGARTMQVALFLERNGFTEMISLPGGVHAWSQHVDSALSMY
- a CDS encoding NifU family protein, coding for MPKIAEIEDTPNPNAVKFTLHEPLTWGISHSYENAGQARDDVLASTLFEIEHVSNVFYVDRWLTVTQDGEADWPELVRLIAVPLRAAPAAAAQSAATLAQARTAIADLSDEDQARLEHITELIDEQIRPSLQGDGGDLHIVGLAGNYLSIHYQGACGTCPSSIAGTLKGIENLVRTIEPNIELIAV
- the grxD gene encoding Grx4 family monothiol glutaredoxin encodes the protein MDTQKRIKQQVTTHPVVLYMKGSPNFPQCGFSGAAIKMLAACGGPTLFTVDVLGDQAIRDGIKTYANWPTIPQLYIKGEFVGGSDIMREMFDQGELQKLLQAAVESV
- a CDS encoding BolA family protein, whose amino-acid sequence is MLTASDLRSYIIDGLPSDYVEVKGDDGQHFEAVIVSPQFNGKNMVQQHQLVYLALGERMRSEIHALSIRTFTPETWLKDGN
- the sufU gene encoding Fe-S cluster assembly sulfur transfer protein SufU, with the protein product MADPRALYQEVILDHNKKPRNYGMLAHASHHAAGHNPLCGDHIDVALNLCGECVDGIAFQGAACAICKASASMMTVAVKGKTRGEAEVLIHEFLDMATGKLDLNGAHHIGRLTVFAGIAELPTRVKCAILPWHTLQAAFNAIENTTTEAEHDPMHAAIGAA